One Solanum pennellii chromosome 10, SPENNV200 genomic region harbors:
- the LOC107002362 gene encoding protein NRT1/ PTR FAMILY 5.6-like, whose protein sequence is MDKIKKREELVEIDEQKWVNDSSLDHKGRVPLRGSTGVWKASLFIIVIEFSERLSYFGLATSLIIYLTKVIHQDLKTAAKSVNYWSGVTTLMPLLGGFLADAFLGRFSTVLASSIVYLLGLILLTMSRVIPSLKPCDTDLCHEPRNVHEVIFFLAIYLISIGTGGHKPSLESFGADQFDDDYAEERKKKMSFFNWWNFGLCCGLLLGVTLIVYVQDRVSWAMADLILTLVMASSIIIFVAGRPFYRYRKATGSPLTPMLQVFVAAIRKRNLLFPANPSHLYEIPKSDTSQRRLLCHTEKLKFLDKAAIVDGTQDSTVQQQNPWRLATVTKVEELKLVINMVPIWLTTIPFGICVAQTTTFFIKQGVTLDRKIFHGFEIPPASIFALAAIGMIISLTIYDKVLVPVLRRATGNERGISILQRIGIGMIFSVSTMIVAALVERKRLNLVHKDPLEGSSRMSVFWLAPQFLIIGIGDGFTLVGLQEYFYDQVPDSMRSLGIAFYLSVIGAANFVSSLLITIVDHITEKNGKSWFGKDLNSSRLDYFYWLLAIMTAVNLCVYVIVARNYSYKNVHCKATMSVAVCNDTDDREAMA, encoded by the exons atggataaaataaagaaaagagaagaattaGTAGAAATTGATGAGCAAAAATGGGTTaatgattcttctttggatcaTAAAGGAAGAGTTCCTCTTAGGGGTTCAACTGGTGTATGGAAAGCCTCTCTCTTCATTATTG TAATTGAATTCAGTGAGAGGCTAAGTTACTTTGGATTAGCCACAAGTTTGATTATTTACTTAACAAAAGTCATCCATCAAGACCTCAAAACAGCTGCAAAAAGTGTCAATTACTGGTCTGGTGTCACTACTTTGATGCCATTGCTTGGAGGATTTCTTGCTGATGCATTCTTGGGAAGATTCTCCACAGTTCTTGCATCTTCCATTGTCTATTTGCTG GGCTTGATTCTCTTGACAATGTCTCGAGTGATCCCGAGTTTGAAACCTTGCGACACTGACCTATGTCACGAACCTAGAAATGTCCACGAGGTGATTTTCTTCCTCGCGATCTACTTAATCTCAATTGGTACCGGAGGTCACAAGCCGTCTCTTGAGAGCTTCGGAGCTGATCAGTTTGATGATGACTATGctgaagaaagaaagaagaaaatgtcatttttcaacTGGTGGAATTTTGGACTCTGTTGTGGACTATTACTAGGTGTTACTCTGATTGTTTATGTACAAGACCGCGTTAGCTGGGCTATGGCGGATTTGATCCTTACACTAGTAATGGCGTCTAGTATAATCATCTTCGTTGCAGGTAGACCGTTCTATCGTTATAGAAAGGCAACTGGAAGTCCCTTAACACCAATGCTACAAGTATTTGTAGCTgcaataagaaaaagaaatcttCTTTTTCCTGCCAATCCTTCTCATTTATATGAAATTCCCAAATCCGACACTAGCCAAAGGAGGCTTTTATGTCACACTGAAAAGCTCAA GTTCCTTGATAAAGCTGCAATTGTTGATGGAACACAAGATTCAACAGTACAGCAACAGAATCCATGGAGACTTGCAACTGTAACGAAAGTGGAAGAATTGAAATTAGTTATCAATATGGTTCCCATTTGGCTAACAACTATACCATTTGGTATATGTGTAGCACAAACCACGACATTTTTCATCAAGCAAGGCGTGACTCTAGACAGGAAGATATTTCACGGTTTTGAAATCCCCCCTGCATCAATATTCGCGTTAGCTGCTATTGGAATGATAATATCCCTCACTATCTACGACAAAGTCCTCGTGCCTGTCTTAAGACGGGCAACAGGAAATGAGAGAGGGATTAGTATCCTCCAAAGGATTGGTATTGGAATGATCTTCTCTGTTTCTACTATGATCGTTGCAGCTTTAGTCGAAAGAAAAAGACTGAATCTTGTACACAAAGATCCACTCGAAGGCTCGAGTAGAATGAGTGTGTTTTGGCTAGCACCACAATTCCTTATAATTGGAATAGGAGATGGATTTACCTTAGTTGGATTACAAGAATATTTCTACGATCAAGTTCCTGATTCGATGAGAAGTTTAGGCATTGCATTTTACCTAAGTGTAATTGGTGCTGCAAATTTTGTTAGCAGCCTATTGATAACAATTGTGGATCATATAACAGAAAAAAATGGCAAGAGTTGGTTTGGGAAGGATTTGAATAGTAGTCGTCTCGACTATTTCTACTGGTTGTTAGCTATCATGACAGCAGTGAATTTGTGTGTTTATGTCATTGTTGCGAGGAATTATTCGTACAAGAATGTTCACTGTAAGGCGACTATGTCTGTGGCTGTTTGCAACGATACAGATGATCGCGAAGCAATGGCttag